One Citrus sinensis cultivar Valencia sweet orange chromosome 5, DVS_A1.0, whole genome shotgun sequence genomic window, TAATTTGTAAATCCAACCGCTTTGGGTTGGGGAGCAGACATTAAACACAATAGATGTAATTGATAGTTGGAGATAAGGGGTGGGTATTGCgggatttaaatttaatgttgaGCTTGACTTTTTGTTATCATTTTAGGAATATATATTTGgtagttattaaataaaaatatgaaattaattaaatcttaattttatattattgtacAAGCACATGTGATAGAAGATTATGGAGAATTGATCATAGGTGAACTCAACACTATATCCAAATCCATGCATTGGTTTATTTGGGTTGTGTTTTGAAGATGCATGTACCTTCACATATGTTGattgaattataaaagaattcaGTGGGGCAATTGCATAGTATTCCTATTATGAATTGAGAGGGTACTTTGAACTAGACtctattgaaaatatataaaacgaTGATATTTGAACACACCAATCCTTTCATGAGAGAGTGgattgtttttagtttttagtaaggataatttttttaaatgatttaaattgattgaaaatagGATTGGAGAGCATGAGGTTGAACAACACCATTGAAAAGGTTTAAAATTATGTGGATTGgaccaatccaatccaatccaaataaattttatgttgcaAAATTAAGTCtccttaattaaataataaaataagtcattCTGTGATGTTGTTATACACCCAATACAAGAAGTTAGCTAGAGCACAAGCTAATCAACTCAAACTACACTATAACCAAATGAATCCCAATACAAGATATTAGCTAGAGtgccaattaattaattcaaactaCATCATGATAACAAATGAATCAATCACCAGCCACGATTAATCCCggcaattcaaaaaattattcacaacTTGTATTAATGCTCCTTGAAACAAAGAAACCAAATGCAGACAGAGTCGGATGCAGTTTCAGATAAATATTGGACTaagaaatgttattattatatattttacgTCCCAATAGTGGCATAGATATGTATGGTTAGATGCAATCAACCgttcacaaaattataatttgattaggataatattttaattttaattatttaaaattcaaaatttttaattttattggtgatttaaaatatatatatcaattaattaaaaataaaattgtctcCATTAACCTTGAATATTACCTATTAGTTATTACGTAATCAGTCATTTATCTACTAATTTAAATCAATGGTGatgattaaaacatttaaatccAAAGGTTCATAACAAACTCATTATTAATGATGAAAAAATTCATACATTATCATAGAAAAATCCTAAAAGTAGTATGTTTTAGCTACACTAATTTCTTTCAACCCAAAATGTTTAATTACTAAATGGTGTCATTTTACCAAATAATTAACCAATAAGCAATAAGAAGATGGTGAGAATGGGCTACAGCTGGACTTTGAcatatgttaaattaaattttgtaaatatattgTATATAGTACCAATGAAGAAGAGTAAGAATTTTGTGCTATAAGTACAGTAATTGACATAATTACTGCTATAGTTCTGTAGAATATATTGTATTGCATCGTATTGTTGTAAGGCAAATTAGTAAACGTCAAGTTACCACATCAACAAACAAGATCCTGTAAGCATTGCCAAGGCAGCAGTATACCCATTGAAAGTAAGCACTTTTTGCCCACTACTATTAATAAGACTTGTTCCACCTTCGTTAATGTACCTCCACACATTGAAGTCCCCTGCGCAATTAACACAGTtgctcaaaatttattataatgaataaaaaaaacaatatttcgCTAACCATattggaaaaattaattacatgtATATACCCCTTTGGCTGGTGTAGCTGCAACCAGAATTGAGTGCTTTCCTTATGTCCTTAACACTTGCCTTGTTGTGGAAATTGAAGTTCGATAATAACTTTTCAACGCAATCAAGCATGAGCTGTGTTTCCCCAAAGCAAGGTCCATTGCAGAATAAATCAGCGGCTCCAGGAGGCACATTTATGTTTCCACTTTCATTCAATCTATATTCCTTATCACAACCGGCTGTATAAATCtgtgaaaaacaaaatcaagagaGCAAATagcaattaataatatatttaagcAAACTAAAGAACCAGTTTAAGAGATTAAATATCACTCACAAATCTATCATTGAAACATAAATAGGCTTTGGCAAGTGCTTCTGCCGGGTTGTCGGCTGCATATGATCCTGTTCATGCATGA contains:
- the LOC107176303 gene encoding uncharacterized protein LOC107176303 is translated as MTHSVLPKPNSFIMSVLIFIAISCCCCFSGSYAADNPAEALAKAYLCFNDRFIYTAGCDKEYRLNESGNINVPPGAADLFCNGPCFGETQLMLDCVEKLLSNFNFHNKASVKDIRKALNSGCSYTSQRGDFNVWRYINEGGTSLINSSGQKVLTFNGYTAALAMLTGSCLLMW